CGCCGCCGTATGGGTGGCGACCCGCGACGCCGGCCGGTACGACTTCGCGAACGTAATCGACGATTCCCAATGAGCCTACAATCGACAATCGAAGCCCTGTGGCAACGAAAGCAAGACGGACTGACGGCCGCCGACGTCGGCGCGGACGAACTCGACGTGTTAGACGCCTTCCTGGCCGCGCTCGAAGCCGGCGACATCCGCGCCGCGGAGAAGCGCGACGGAACCTGGGAGGCCAACGAATGGGTGAAGCAGGGCATCCTCCTGAACTTCGGCCTGCGAAACACCGAACCCCGAACCTACGGCGGCGTGACCTACCACGACGTGCTCCCGCTTCGCGAGACGAGCGACCTCGCAGAGAAGGGCACGCGAAACACCCCGAACGGGACGGTCATTCGGCGGGGAGCCTACATCGGGTCGAACGCCATCCTCATGAGTCCGGCCTACGTCAACATCGGCGCGCACGTCGGCGACGGCACGCTCGTCGATTCCTGTGACACGGTCGGCTCCTGCGCCCAGATTGGCAACGACGTGAAACTCGGCGCGAACACGCTCATCGGCGGCGTCTTAGAACCGGTCGAGAGCGCGCCGGTCATCGTCGAAGACGGCGTCTCGCTCGGCGCTGGCTGCCGGGTCACCTCCGGATTCGTCGTCGGTGAAAACTCCGTCGTCGGCGAGAACACGCTGCTCACGCCGCGCATTCCGGTTTACGACCTCGTCGAAGAGGAAGTCCTCTACGGCGAACTGCCATCGAACCGTCGGGCGTTCACGCGCTTCGTCGAATCCTCGATTGGCGACCACGAGCTGTTTTCCGGCGGGGCGTACAAGCCCGCCGTCGTCGCCACGGACATCGAGGCGACCACGCTCGAAGCCACCGCACGAGAGGAGGCACTGCGCGAATGAACGACGAAAGCGGCGGCCCCGACGTACGCCGACTGCACGAGTGGGACGCCGGCCTGCTCGCCGACCTCGCAGCGGAGTACGGGTCGCCGCTTTACGTCTACGACGTAGACCGCGTCCGCGAGAACGCCTGGCGGATTCGCGGGGCGTTTCCTGACGCGGAGGTAAGCTACGCGACCAAGGCCAACACCTCGCGACCTGTCCTGCGCGCCCTGCGCGAGGAGGACGTCGGTGCGGAGTGCGCCTCGGCCGGCGAAGTCGAGCGCTCGCTCGCCGCCGGTTTCACGGGAAACGAGGTGCGCTACACGGCGGTCAACCCGCCGAGTGAGGACCTAGACCACGTCTGTGCCCGCGCCGAAGAACACCCGCTGACCATCACTATTGGCGCGGCCGACACGCTCGACCGCCTCGCAGACCGCGGGTTCTACGGCAAGCTCGCGGTGCGCGTAAACCCCGGCGTCGGCGCGGGCCACCACGCGAAGGTTACGACGGGCACTGATCCGAAGTTCGGCGTCCCGTACGACGACGTTCCCGAACTGCTCGCCGAGGCCGCAGACCGCGGGTTCGACGTGGTCGGCATCCACGCCCACGCGGGCAGCGGTATCTCGGGCGACGACCTCTCTTCGCACCGCGAACTCGTGAGTCGGATGGGCGCGCTCGCCCGCGAGTCGCCCGTCGCGCTCGACTTCGTGAACGTGGGCGGCGGCTTTGGCGTCCCGTACCGCGAGGACGAACCACCCCTCGACATCGACGCGGTGGCCGACGCGACTCGCGAGGCGCTCGGCGAGGTGGACGCCCAACTCGCCATCGAACCGGGCCGCTACTTCGTCGCCGACGCGGGCGTTCTGCTCACCAACGTAAACACGGTAAAGCAGACGCCTGAGACGCTCGTGGTCGGCGTGGATGCCGGGATGACGACGCTCGTCCGCCCGGCGATGTACGATTCCTACCACGCGATTCGCAACCTCGCGCCCGACGCAGGAGAACGCGAATCGGTAGAAACGCTCGTCGCCGGCCCCATCTGCGAGACGAGCGATATCTTCGCCACCGACCGGGTTCTGCCAGCGCCCGCCCGGGGCGACTTGCTCTGTATCGGCAACGCTGGCGCATACGGCTACGAAATGGCCAGTCAGTACAACTCACGACCGCGACCCGCGGTGGTCGCACTTGACGACGGCGAGGCAAGCCTCGCGATTCGACGCGAAACCCTCGCCGACGTCACCACCTTAGAAGAACCATGATTCGATTCGACAAGTACCACGGAACCGGAAACGACTTCGTACTAGTAGATGCAGCAGAGGCAGTCCCTGACCGCCGGGCGCTCGCGACGGAACTCTGTCATCGCGAGACGGGTGTCTCCCACCCGTCGAGTGACCGCGTGGGCGCAGACGGCGTGCTCTTTCTCGCGCTCGAAGACCGCTACTCGCCGCCGCGCGTCGTCATGACGCTCGTCCAGCCGGATGGCTCGACCGCCTCGATGTGCGGCAACGGGGCGCGCTGTGCTGCGGCGTGGGCCGCAGAACGCACCGGTGCGTCCGAGATTATGATCGACACGCAGGCGGGCACCCGCCACGCTCGCATCGAAGACGACGGCGTGACCATCGAGATGGGAACGCCCCTCTTCGAACCGGCCGCCGTCCCGGTTCTCGCTGACGAACCGGTCGTCGAGCAGGACTTCGAAGGCTACGCCGTCACGGCCGTGAACACGGGCGTTCCCCACGCCGTCATCTTCGTAGACGACGTGGCCGACGTGGACCTCGACGCGGTGGCCCCGGCCATCCGCCACGCTGAGATTTTCCCGGAGGGGGCGAACGTGAACGTCGCCAGCCAGCGCGACGACGGCGGTTTCGACCAGCGCACCTTCGAGCGCGGCGTCGAGGGCGAGACGCGCTCCTGTGGCACGGGTGCGGTGGCCATCGCGGCCGCCGCCCGCGAACTCGGCCTCGTCTCCGGTGGCTCTGCGGTCTCCGTCTCGCCGCCGGGCGGCGACCTCGAAGTCACGCTCACCGACGGCCCGGCGTTCCTCCATGGGCCGGTCGAACTCGATTTTCGGAGTGAGGTCCCCGTCAGCAAGCCCCGACGACTCGACCCGACGGAGGCCTGAGGTGGATTTCGACCCCGTCGCTTTTCTCGAAGACGCCGTCAAGACGCCCTCCCACGAGGATATCGCCGAGATGCGCCAGTTGCTCGTCTCTACTATCGAAGCCCAGGGCTTCGCGGCACACGTAGACGACGCTGGCAACACAATTTCCACACGCGAGACCGACGAACCCGGCCCCCACGTCGTCCTCAATACCCACATCGACACCGTCGCCCCGCACGTCGAATTTTCCCGCGACGGCGACATTATCCGCGGCCGCGGTTCCTGCGACGCGAAAGGGCCACTGACCGCCCTGCTCGTCGCGTTTTTCGATACCGACCTCCAACGCGGCAAACTCACGCTCGCGATTACCCCTGACGAGGAAGTCAAATCGACCGGCGCGGCCGCCCTCGATTTGGACGGCGACGCCTACATCGTCGGCGAACCGACCGGCCTCGACGTGTGTAACGCGGCGAAAGGCCGCTTCGAGGGAACTATCACCGTCCGCGGGGAGAACGCCCACGCCGCGGAACCACAATCCGGCGTAAACGCGATTACCGGCGCAGGCCACGTCCTCCGGGCGCTCGAAACCTTCCTCGACCGCGACGACGCCCCACCGGTCCACGAGGAACTCGGCGCGGCGACGCTCGAACCGACGATGATTCGTGGCGGGACGGCGACCAACCAGATTCCCGCAGAATGCGAAATCGTCGTCGACCGCCGGAGCGTTCCCCCCGAGACGAGCGACTCCTTCGAGCACCTGCTCGAAACCCACCTTCGCGAGAACGTCCCCGACGTCGAGTTCGACGTGACCTACGACTTCGAGTTCACCGACCGGCCCACACCCTTCCTCGAAGCGTGGGAAACGGACCCTGAGGGGAAACTCGCCCAGACGCTTGCCGCCGCCTCCGGCGGGGCAATTCGTCCGTTCTCGGCCGCCACGGAAGCTTCATACTTCGCCCACGACGCCCCCACCGTCGTGTTCGGCCCGGGCCTACTCGCCGACGGCAATGAACCGGTCGCCCACTCGCCCAACGAGTACGTCCTCGTGTCAGCGGTCGAAGCCGCTGCCGAAGCCGTGACGGAGACAGTCGCCGCATTCCTCTCCTAACTGCCGTCGCCTACAACCCAGTCCGCGAGTGTCTCACGGTTCGTGTATCCTAAAATCGACAGCACGAGCACTAGCAGCCCCAGAACCGCCGCCATTGCGAGATTTCGGCTGGCGAGTTCTGCGCCGACGAGGTTCGTGAGCAGGAGCGACGGGGCGCGACCAACCACCGCGATGACGACGATGCGCGAAAGCGAGAGGCGCGTGAGTCCGGCGACGAAGCAGATGGCGTCGTCGGGTAAGCCGGGAACCAGAAAGGCGAGAAACAGACCAATTTCCCCGCGCCGGTCGGTCACGCCGTCGAACCGGGAGAGGGTATCGGGGTGGACGACGCGCTCGACGTAGGGGCGGCCGAATCGGCGAGCGGCGGCGGCCGCGATGAAACTCCCCAGTCCCGCGCCAACGACGCTGTAAAACGTCCCGAGGTATGCACCGAAGAGGTAGCCGCTCACCACGCCCATCGCCTGGCCCGGGATGGGCGCGAAGACCACCTGGAGCACCTGCACCGCGATGAACGCGAGTGGCGCGAGCGGGCCGTAGGCGGCGATGGTCTCGCGGGCGAACTCGGGGTTCACGAACAGCGGGAGCATCCGCCTGCTGAGCAGGGCGAGCGCGACGAAAAAGAGAAAGAGCGCGGCTACCCGAAGCAGGAATCCGCGCCGCCCTTCAGCAGAGACGAAAAGTTGCACTCATCCACATTACGACGGGCGAACGGATAATATGCTACTCCAGTTCATCCACGAGGTCGGCGGCGAGACCGGTGTAGCCCGCGGGCGTCAGGGCGTGGAGTTCTGCGCGCACGTCATCGTCTACGTCGAGGTCATCGAACAGGTCGCGGAAGTCGGCGAGCGTGACGCGCTTGCCCCGCGAGAGTGCCTTCACGCGCTCGTAGGCGTCCTCGTGACCCTCTCGGCGCAGGATAGTCTGGACGGCCTCGCCGATGATTTCGGGCGTTGCCTCCAGTTCCTCGCGCATGACCGCCTCGTTCGGGACGACCTTCGAGAGCCCCTTCTGGACTTTGGTGTAGGCGATGAGGCAGTAGGCGAACGCCGCGCCGATGTTGCGCTTGACCGTCGAATCCGAGAGGTCGCGCTGGAGGCGCGAAGTAGTGATGTAGTCGCCGAGGAAGACGAGGTCCGAGTTCGCCTTCGAGAGGTTGCCCTCGCTGTTCTCGAAGTCGATGGGGTTCACCTTGTGGGGCATCGTCGAACTGCCCGTCTCGCCTTCGACCGTCTCCTGGCCGAGGTAGCGGTCGGAGACGTAGAGCCACATGTCGCGGTCTAAGTCGATGAGGACCGTGTTCGCGGTGCGGATGGTCGCGAAGAGTGCGGCGAGGTCGTCACACGGGTTCACCTGCGTGGCCAGTGGCGTGTATTCGAGGCCGAGCGAGGTGACGAACTCGCGGGAGAACGCCCGCCAGTCTACGTCCGGGTAGGCGGCGTGGTGGGCGGCGTAGGTGCCGCTCGCGCCGGCGAGTTTCCCCGAGATTTCGTCGGTCGCGCGTTCGATTGTCGCGACGGTGCGCCCGAGGCGGGCGGCGTAGACAGCCATCTCCTTGCCGAAGGTCGTCGGCGTCGCTGGCTGGCCGTGGGTCCGGGCGAGCATCGGCAAGTCGCGAAACTCCCGGGCCATCTCGATGAGCGCGTCGCGCGTGGCGTAGAGTTCGGGGAGGAGAACCTCTTCGACGGCCGGTTTCACGAGCAGGCGATGGGCGAGATTGTTCACGTCCTCGCTGGTGAGGCCGAAGTGGACCCACGGGCCGGCATCCGAGAGCGACGCGGGAAGGCCTTCGCGGATGAAGTACTCCACTGCCTTCACGTCGTGGTTGGTCGCGGTGTAGTCCTTGTAGCCGGTCGTTTCGAGCTGTTTGACGATGTCCGCGTCCGCGGCGTCGAACTCCTCGTAGAGTTCGCGGAGGAGGTCGCGGGCTGCGGCTCCGATTTCGAGGGGTGTCGCGTCGAGGTCGGCGAGCGCGATGAGGTACTCGACTTCCACCTGCACGCGGGCTCGCATCAGCGCGGCTTCACTCGCGTAGGGCGCGAGCGCCTCCGTGTAGCGGCCGTAGCGCCCGTCGAGCGGCGAGACGGCGAACAGCGGGCCGTCGCCAACAAAGGTTGACATACCTTCGACTGCCGCCCGGCGTAGCAAAAGCGTGTCGGTCGGAGGACACAGAGATGTGCATAGAACGCAGGCATAGGCCGCACTTTTGCCCGGTAAATATACACGAACTCGCACAGAATCGCTCCTGCAATCGCAATTACTTTACTCCCGGCGGACCCGCACTCGCACATGACACGAATCGCCGGTCTGGCGAGTAACCGCGGACGGAATCTCATGCACGTTGCAGACCTCGCGCCGGGTGGCGCAGAGGTCGCCGTCGTCCTCACGAACACGGAAGGCGCACCTGTACTGGACGCCGCCGCAGAGCGCGGCATCGCCACCGAAGTCGTCGAACGCGAGGAGGGCGAATCTCGCGAGTCCCACGAGGAACGCATCGTCTCACGTCTCGCGGAATACGACTTCGACCTCGTCTGCCTCGACGGCTACATGCGCGTGCTGACCGGCGAATTCCTCGACAACGTCCCGACGACGCTCAACGTCCACCCGTCGCTCCTGCCGACGTTCAAGGGCATGGACGCGTGGGGCGACGCCCTCTCCGCAGGCGTGAAAGTCACCGGTTGCACCGTCCACGTCGTGAACGAGGACGTGGACGCCGGCCCAATCGTCACCCAGGAGCCAATCCCAATCTACGAGGGGGACACAGAAGAGACGCTCAAAGAGCGCGTCCTCTACGAAGGCGAGTTCAAGGCGTACCCACGTGCTGTCAAGTGGTTCGCAGAGGACAGAGTCACCGTCACCGCAGACGGTGTCGAAATCGAAGGTGACGACGCCGGCGAGTTCCCGGCCCGCCGCGTCGACACGACAGACCACCTCACCGGCCTGCGCTACGGCGAGAACCCCCACCAGGCCGCGGCCGTCTACGCCGACAACACCTGCGAGGAGGCGAGCGTCGTCCATGCAGCCCAGCTCAACGAGGGCGCGAAGGCGCTCTCCTACAACAACTACAACGACGCGGACGCCGCGCTCAATCTCATCAAAGAGTTCGACGAACCCGCCGCCGCCGTCATCAAGCACACGAACCCCGCCGGCTGTGCGACCGCCGACACCCTCGCGGAAGCCTACGAAAACGCCCTTTCGACGGACCCGATGAGCGCATTCGGCGGCATCGTCTCGCTCAACCGCGAGTGTGACGCGAAAACCGCCGAGCTCATCGTCGATTCGTTCAAGGAAGTCGTCGTCGCGCCGGGCTACACCGACGCTGCACTCGACGTGCTCACCGAGAAGAAGAACCTGCGTGTCCTCGACGTGGGACCACTCGGCGACATCACTTCGACGCTCGTTGAGAAACCAATCGTCGGCGGTCGCCTGATTCAGGAGCGCGACCAGCAGAAACTCACCGTCGAGGATCTCGAAATCGCGACGGAGAAGGAACCAACCGACGAGGAACTGGAGACCATGCTGTTCGCGTGGCAGACGCTCAAGCACGTCAAATCCAACGGGATTCTGTTCGCCAAGGGCACGGAAACCGTCGGCATCGGCATGGGACAGGTCAGCCGCGTCGACGCCGTCCGCCTCGCCGCGATGAAGGCCGAGGAGCACGCAGAGGGGAAGGACGCGAAGGGCGCAGTCATGGCTTCAGACGCCTTCTTCCCGTTCCCGGACGGCATCGAAGCCGCTGCCGAGGCCGGCATCACCGCCGTCATCCAGCCCGGCGGCTCGGTCAACGACGAAGACGTGATTGCGGCCGCAGAAGAACACGGCATGACGATGGTGTTCACCGGGAAGCGATCGTTCAAGCACGACTGAGCGGCGGACAGTCGGTCTCCGTGGCGGTCGCTCAAACGGCGGCACTCTCGGTCGAAAAATACTCGTGGTTAGCGAGTGGGTAATTCGGTGAGCCCGAGTTGTTCCATCATGCCGAGCATGTCGGGTTGGACCCACCGCTCTGCGATTTTACCGTCTTCGATGCGGGTGAACACGAGGTTCTGGACCTCGAACGTCTTGCCGGTTGGTTCGTAGCCCATGAACTCGCCGTCGTGGGTGCCCCGTAGCGTCACGCGCATGGCGACGGTGTCGCCCTCTTCCACGATGTCTTCGACAGTCGCGGAGAAGTCGCTGAACGCGTTACGCATGCTTCCAATCTGCTGTTTCGCCTCCTCTCGACCCACGGACTCGCCGAGCGGGCTGTGGTCGCGAATATCTTCGGTGCAGATTTCGTCGATGAGGTCGAGATTGCCTTTCGTCGCGACGTCCTCTGGGATGCGTCGCACAAGTTGTTTGTATTCCGAGCTTCTGGTTGTTGCTGCCATTTTCCCCACCTGGGTAACCGTCCACGAGTCACTCACACGGCGTGAGCACCGTGTAGACGAGTGCTTGAAGATACGTCACGTTGCGCATTAACCGTTGTTCAAAATCCAACCGCTGGACGAATTTCAGTGAGGCTGTCGTGTCGGTCACCGGAAGTGACAAAAAGGGAATGGCGACAGACGACCGCCTCAGTACGCCGGCATGTCCGTCATCTCGTAGCCCACAATCAGCTTCTGAATTTCGGTCGTCCCATCTGGCACGGTCATCGTCCGGGCGTCGCGGTAGTAACGTTCGAGCGGGTAGTCGGTCGAGAGGCCGTTCGCGCCGTGGACCTGCATCGCGTCGTAGGTGGCATCGACGCACTGCT
This sequence is a window from Haladaptatus sp. QDMS2. Protein-coding genes within it:
- a CDS encoding 2,3,4,5-tetrahydropyridine-2,6-dicarboxylate N-succinyltransferase, yielding MSLQSTIEALWQRKQDGLTAADVGADELDVLDAFLAALEAGDIRAAEKRDGTWEANEWVKQGILLNFGLRNTEPRTYGGVTYHDVLPLRETSDLAEKGTRNTPNGTVIRRGAYIGSNAILMSPAYVNIGAHVGDGTLVDSCDTVGSCAQIGNDVKLGANTLIGGVLEPVESAPVIVEDGVSLGAGCRVTSGFVVGENSVVGENTLLTPRIPVYDLVEEEVLYGELPSNRRAFTRFVESSIGDHELFSGGAYKPAVVATDIEATTLEATAREEALRE
- the lysA gene encoding diaminopimelate decarboxylase; this encodes MNDESGGPDVRRLHEWDAGLLADLAAEYGSPLYVYDVDRVRENAWRIRGAFPDAEVSYATKANTSRPVLRALREEDVGAECASAGEVERSLAAGFTGNEVRYTAVNPPSEDLDHVCARAEEHPLTITIGAADTLDRLADRGFYGKLAVRVNPGVGAGHHAKVTTGTDPKFGVPYDDVPELLAEAADRGFDVVGIHAHAGSGISGDDLSSHRELVSRMGALARESPVALDFVNVGGGFGVPYREDEPPLDIDAVADATREALGEVDAQLAIEPGRYFVADAGVLLTNVNTVKQTPETLVVGVDAGMTTLVRPAMYDSYHAIRNLAPDAGERESVETLVAGPICETSDIFATDRVLPAPARGDLLCIGNAGAYGYEMASQYNSRPRPAVVALDDGEASLAIRRETLADVTTLEEP
- the dapF gene encoding diaminopimelate epimerase produces the protein MIRFDKYHGTGNDFVLVDAAEAVPDRRALATELCHRETGVSHPSSDRVGADGVLFLALEDRYSPPRVVMTLVQPDGSTASMCGNGARCAAAWAAERTGASEIMIDTQAGTRHARIEDDGVTIEMGTPLFEPAAVPVLADEPVVEQDFEGYAVTAVNTGVPHAVIFVDDVADVDLDAVAPAIRHAEIFPEGANVNVASQRDDGGFDQRTFERGVEGETRSCGTGAVAIAAAARELGLVSGGSAVSVSPPGGDLEVTLTDGPAFLHGPVELDFRSEVPVSKPRRLDPTEA
- a CDS encoding M20 family metallopeptidase; this translates as MDFDPVAFLEDAVKTPSHEDIAEMRQLLVSTIEAQGFAAHVDDAGNTISTRETDEPGPHVVLNTHIDTVAPHVEFSRDGDIIRGRGSCDAKGPLTALLVAFFDTDLQRGKLTLAITPDEEVKSTGAAALDLDGDAYIVGEPTGLDVCNAAKGRFEGTITVRGENAHAAEPQSGVNAITGAGHVLRALETFLDRDDAPPVHEELGAATLEPTMIRGGTATNQIPAECEIVVDRRSVPPETSDSFEHLLETHLRENVPDVEFDVTYDFEFTDRPTPFLEAWETDPEGKLAQTLAAASGGAIRPFSAATEASYFAHDAPTVVFGPGLLADGNEPVAHSPNEYVLVSAVEAAAEAVTETVAAFLS
- a CDS encoding TVP38/TMEM64 family protein produces the protein MQLFVSAEGRRGFLLRVAALFLFFVALALLSRRMLPLFVNPEFARETIAAYGPLAPLAFIAVQVLQVVFAPIPGQAMGVVSGYLFGAYLGTFYSVVGAGLGSFIAAAAARRFGRPYVERVVHPDTLSRFDGVTDRRGEIGLFLAFLVPGLPDDAICFVAGLTRLSLSRIVVIAVVGRAPSLLLTNLVGAELASRNLAMAAVLGLLVLVLSILGYTNRETLADWVVGDGS
- the purB gene encoding adenylosuccinate lyase, which translates into the protein MSTFVGDGPLFAVSPLDGRYGRYTEALAPYASEAALMRARVQVEVEYLIALADLDATPLEIGAAARDLLRELYEEFDAADADIVKQLETTGYKDYTATNHDVKAVEYFIREGLPASLSDAGPWVHFGLTSEDVNNLAHRLLVKPAVEEVLLPELYATRDALIEMAREFRDLPMLARTHGQPATPTTFGKEMAVYAARLGRTVATIERATDEISGKLAGASGTYAAHHAAYPDVDWRAFSREFVTSLGLEYTPLATQVNPCDDLAALFATIRTANTVLIDLDRDMWLYVSDRYLGQETVEGETGSSTMPHKVNPIDFENSEGNLSKANSDLVFLGDYITTSRLQRDLSDSTVKRNIGAAFAYCLIAYTKVQKGLSKVVPNEAVMREELEATPEIIGEAVQTILRREGHEDAYERVKALSRGKRVTLADFRDLFDDLDVDDDVRAELHALTPAGYTGLAADLVDELE
- the purH gene encoding bifunctional phosphoribosylaminoimidazolecarboxamide formyltransferase/IMP cyclohydrolase; translation: MTRIAGLASNRGRNLMHVADLAPGGAEVAVVLTNTEGAPVLDAAAERGIATEVVEREEGESRESHEERIVSRLAEYDFDLVCLDGYMRVLTGEFLDNVPTTLNVHPSLLPTFKGMDAWGDALSAGVKVTGCTVHVVNEDVDAGPIVTQEPIPIYEGDTEETLKERVLYEGEFKAYPRAVKWFAEDRVTVTADGVEIEGDDAGEFPARRVDTTDHLTGLRYGENPHQAAAVYADNTCEEASVVHAAQLNEGAKALSYNNYNDADAALNLIKEFDEPAAAVIKHTNPAGCATADTLAEAYENALSTDPMSAFGGIVSLNRECDAKTAELIVDSFKEVVVAPGYTDAALDVLTEKKNLRVLDVGPLGDITSTLVEKPIVGGRLIQERDQQKLTVEDLEIATEKEPTDEELETMLFAWQTLKHVKSNGILFAKGTETVGIGMGQVSRVDAVRLAAMKAEEHAEGKDAKGAVMASDAFFPFPDGIEAAAEAGITAVIQPGGSVNDEDVIAAAEEHGMTMVFTGKRSFKHD
- a CDS encoding ester cyclase — encoded protein: MAATTRSSEYKQLVRRIPEDVATKGNLDLIDEICTEDIRDHSPLGESVGREEAKQQIGSMRNAFSDFSATVEDIVEEGDTVAMRVTLRGTHDGEFMGYEPTGKTFEVQNLVFTRIEDGKIAERWVQPDMLGMMEQLGLTELPTR